The genome window AGGGGCGAGTCTGCTTGTGGGTGGTAGGAAAGGCTGTTTTTGATTTCAATCGGGAGAGTGGTCGAGGGCCGACGGTCGACAGGGGCCGCCGCAACAGCGCCGGAATTGGTTTCAGGGCTGTCCTTATAATAGTTGCTGTTCACTGACCACTGAATCGCCAGTTCTTCACCAAAGGCGCGAGTAATCGCCTCCTTTAGGAGTGGTAAGTTGTGATGCTCGAACCAATCAATGAAGAAGGGGTTGGGAACCTCAATAACGATTCGTCCCTTCCCTGCTTCGAGAGGATGAATAGGAGAAAACCATGTTTCAAATCTTTGACTTGGGACCTTTTGGCTAATCCATGCCAGTGCGGTGCCCCAGGCCGAGGTGCTGATGGACTGAGCCTCCACTGAAGCTTCCCCTTCCCTGCCTCTAGTTATCAACACACTTTTCCACAAACTGTAAGCCGGAACGTACCACCCCACCCTGCCCTTGGATTCCAGAGACGAGGATCCCCTAATAAGATATGAACACTCTTCACATCATATGTTGAAAACTCTGGAACTTCTTTTATTGTAGTCTGTTACCTAAGAAGGGCCGGCTTGGCGGAAGTGGTTTTCCACAGGCGTCCGGCCCGGGTGTCGAACCAAAGGGCCATCATGCCTTGCCGAATGGGCCACTGTCTGTATCTTCGCTTTACTACTTGTAAACAATGACTTATTTGGCAAGGCTGAAGCAGAATATCACCCGCGATATGGCGTCGCAATTCGAATCTAGTGATTACAGAAAAAAGAATTAAAAAGCGCTCTTCAGCACTGTGCGAGCGGTGACTTGTAAGGTCTGCAGGAGGGGACTCGGAGAGATAAGGGGTTGACCGGCCGGCCCGATCTCCTCTAGCATCATTCAAATAGTCATAAACACATTCAGAGAGGACTCTATTTTTTAGGGAAGGCCATTCACTATTGAGGAGAGTTGACGTTGAAACGAACATTTCAGCCCCATAATCGGCGTAAAAGAAAAGTACACGGCTTTCGAAGCAAGATGCGCACAAAGGCGGGTCGTGGTGTTTTGAATCGTCGTCGGAGAAAAGGACGCGCACGCGTCTCCGTATCTTAATGGTTGCCATGCGGCCAGAACTCCATGGCCGGAATAACTAGCACTCTTCGCAAACGCCGGGATTTCCAAAAGCTCTACGAGGAAGGCCGAGCCTACCACGGAGTGAATCTCGTCGTTATGATCCGTCGCACCGGTGAATCACCCGGGATGTTGGCGTTTGTGGCAAGCCGAAGAGTCGGTTCCGCCGTACGGAGAAACCGCGCAAGGCGTATTTTGCGTGAAGCTTTTCGAACCCTTGGCGTAGATCTTAGAGAAGAAGACGTACACATCGCCTTCATAGCCCGCGCCACCTGTGCAACAGTGAAGATGCAAGTCGTGCGGGATGAAATGAAAAGAATTCTAAAAGTGGCGGGAATCCTGCGTACGGATACAGAGATTGATAACCGCCCGGCCTAGCGCGAACGGTAATGAATATCAAAAAGAGCCAGCTGGATAGAAGGCATCAAGTTAAGACACGCGGATCAATCGGGTCAGAGATTTTGATCCTTCTCATTATAGTTTATCGGAAAATCGTATCCCCCTGGATTCCCGCTTCATGCCGGTATATGCCGACCTGCTCACAATATGGGCTGGATGCCATAAGGATGCATGGCGCGATCCGAGGCGGCTGGCTGACAACGAAAAGGATCCTCAGGTGTCATCCTCTGGGCGGTGACGGATATGACCCTGTTCCATTCAAGGATGAAATAAAAAACGCAAAGGGCGCGCATAATGGATAAAAGGCTTTGGCTGGCCATGGTATTGGCCATCCTCGTGTTATTTGTATCCGACCGGCTTTTTGGACCAAAGCAGGGTCCTGTTAGAACCGCGATAACGGAAATGTCGGATTCCACCTCCGTGCCGGCGTCCGGCACCCGGTCGGGGTCGCCCGATCTTTCGGCGGTGACCACAGAACCGGCGAGCGGCACCTTCGACTCGATGGCCGCCGCCGCTCCGTCAGAGGAGATGGTAAACCAGCTTCTCACAGCCAACGAGCCCGAAGAGATCACCATCGCAGGCGCCAAATATCAAGCCACATTGAGCCGCCGGGGAGGCGTCGTATCGAGTTTTATCCTGGCCGAGTATACCGATGCCGAAAATCAGCCGGCCAACCTGATCCGCGATGAAGAGAAGGGTGTGCTGGGTCTTACGATCGAAACACCGGATGGTATCCTGGATCTGGCGGAAACCGAATTTCACGTAGAAACACGGAAATCGGGCGGCATGACCCGCGTGGAATTTTCCGCCGAGGATGCCAATGGGGTTCGCGTAACAAAGACCTATCTCTTTCACCCCGACAGCCTCGCCTTCCGTTTGCAGTTGAAGGCCTCCGGAATCCCCAATGGCGACGGAGCGGCCCGGTATGGAATCAACTGGGGCGAGGGGATGCCGTTACTGGAAGTGAAACCTGCGTATGACCAGGCCGGTATGGCCTCCGTGGCCTTGATCGGGAAGGATTTTGTCAAAGATGGCGGCGCCTCGATGCGGGGAATGGGTTGCAGCGGGGGCGGCGGAAAAAAAGATCAGTGGGAGTTTGAGAACCACGACGGGATGATCCATTGGGCGGGGGTGAGGGATAAATATTTTCTCGGCGCCATCATTCCAGAGAACGCGCTCGACGCCCGGGTGCGGACCGAAAGAAACTCAGGCAGGAACATTGCACGGACCCAATTGATTGTTCCGGTGGACCTCGACGGCACCGTCGCGCGCAACTTCATGGTCTATCTCGGGCCGTTGAAACACAATGAATTGCAGGCCCTCGGTGTCGGGCTGGAGCGGGCCGTCGACCTTGGGATGAAGCCGATCATCCCCATCAGCAGGCTGGTCCTGTGGTGCATGACGACATTATATAAGGTCATTCCGAATTACGGCATCGTTATTCTTATCGTTTCTGTTCTGGCCAAAATATTAATGTATCCGCTGACAAAGAAGAGCCTCAACTCGATGAAGAAAATGCAACTCGTCAAGCCGGAGATGGACGAGATCAACAAAAAGTACAAGGACGATCCACAAAAGAAGCAAAAAGCGATGATGGCGCTTTATAAAGAGCACAGCATCAACCCGGTTGGCGGCTGTCTTCCAATGGTCCTTCAGATGCCGATCTTTTTCGCGCTCTATAGTGTTTTGTACAATGTAATCGAGATGAGAAAGGCGCCGTTTGTTTTTTGGATCAAGGATCTCTCGCTTCCCGATAATGTTGGAAATATCATGGGTGTACCGATAAATCCATTACCGGTCATCATGACGGCAACTATGATTTGGCAGCAAAAGTTGACACCGACGGACCCGCGACAAGCGACGATGGCAATGATAATGCCGATTATGTTTCTTTTCTTCTTCTACAATCTTCCGTCCGGACTCGTATTCTACTGGACGGTAAACAATGTTGTTTCTGTAATTCAGCAGCTTTGGATTAAACGAGGCGACAAGCCGGTTTCTTCAGGGAAAGGTGCTGAAAGGAGGGATTATGCAGTTGCATCCAAGGGATGATGAAGAACATGGAGGCCTCAGCGAAAAGAAAGAGGTCATATCACAGGGGAAGACTTTAGATGAAGCCGTCCAGCGCGGAATTGAAGAGCTGGGAATTCGCAAGGAAGATGCCGAAGTCGAAGTTCTGGATGTTGGCGGTTCCGGACTCATGGGCCGGATTCGAGGGAAGAGCGCAAGGGTTCGTGTAAGGGCCCGCGATACACGCGAACAAAAGCTCAAGGAAGTCACGGCGGAGATCCTTCAATTGATGGAAATCGACGCCGACGTTTCTATGAATGGAAATGATGGGAATTACCGTATTGAAATTACAAGCGAGGGCGCGGATGGCCTCCTCATCGGCCGCAGAGGAGAGACACTCGAGGCGCTGCAGCACATCGTTCATCGCGTGGTCGCGGGCGGCGAGGGCCCGCTCTTTATCACTGTCGATGTATCCGGTTACAGAGAACGCCGCCGGCTCTATCTGGAAGCCAAAGCGCGCGAATTAGCGAGTGTGGCCCTCAGCCAGCGGCGGGAGGTTCTTTCAGAGCCGCTTACCGTCGGCGAGAGAAGAATTTTTCATTCGGCGTTGGCCGAGATTCCTTATGTTCAAGCCCGTGCGCTTGGCGAGGGAATGCATAGAAAAATCGCTGTTGGACCGGCATCTGAAGGCCGGGAACGGGATGGGCGGGGTCGCAGTGGCGGCTACCGGGAATCTTACGATCGCAGCGATGGCGAACGAGGACGATATGACCGTGGCGATGGTGACCGCGAACGGGGCCGGTATGACCGCGGGGAGCACCACGACCGGCACACCCCAGACCGGCAACCCCCCGAGCGCCACACCCCAGACCGGCAACCCCCCGAGCGGGATCGATATGACAACCGGAACAGTTATGAAGAGGGATACTCCTCATTCAGCCGAAACCTCCGAACTAACAATTCCAATACCTCTCGCCCCGACACCCCCCACCCTGATACCTCCCGATGGGAAACCGAACAACCGGAAGATTCCCGCGGTATCCCGCCGGCGCCCGAAAGCGCTGTTGGGCGCGAGTGGATGAGGCAGCCTCAGCAAAACCGGCATCGTAGATCATCAGGCGGCAGCACAGAGTTTCTTTCTCCAAGCCGCGGCTTTGCCGGATCCGGATACAGCGGCGGGCGGCGACAGGAATCAAATGATATGCGCCAGCGCCGGGAGACTCGGGGAACACCGAATCGGAAGCCGAGCATCCGGCCTCGTGAGGACGAGAATGGCGGAGCTCAAAAAGCCGACGAGGAATAAATCCCCATTACACGGTGTGCCAACCGATACGATAACCGCAATCGCTACGGCCCCGGGGCACGGGGCCGTGGCTATTGTCCGGGTTTCCGGGCCACGGGCCATCTATCTTTGTGACGATCTCTTCCGGGGAAGAAAAAAGCTCGCTGATCTCCCCGGCGGCCGAGCTGTGACCGGATGGATAACAGACGGCGACGAAGAGCTCGACGAAGTCGTCGTCACCCTTTACCGATCCCCCAGAAGTTATACAGGTGAAGACCTGGTTGAGATTTCCTGCCATGGGGGGCCATCCGCCGGGTATATCCTCAACGCGCTCATAGGCTATGGCGCCCGGCCGTCACGACCCGGGGAGTTTACCAAACGCGCTTTTCTGAACGGACGGATGGATCTCAGCCAGGCCGAGGCTGTCGCCGCATTGATAAATTCCTGCGGACGAGCCGCGCATCGCGCTGCCTTGAGATTATTAAAAGGGCGTTTGCGGGAACGGCTGGAACCGATTTATGAAGAGGGGCTCATGATTCAATCCCGCCTCGAGGCGGCGATTGAGTTTCCAGAAAACGTCGGCGACGACGAGCCGAGGATTCGCGAGGGTTACTTCGCCGAAGTGTCCGGGGGCCGCGGCGAAGAGCATCCGCCGACAAGCATTGAATTGACCCGGCTG of Candidatus Eisenbacteria bacterium contains these proteins:
- a CDS encoding Jag N-terminal domain-containing protein, with protein sequence MQLHPRDDEEHGGLSEKKEVISQGKTLDEAVQRGIEELGIRKEDAEVEVLDVGGSGLMGRIRGKSARVRVRARDTREQKLKEVTAEILQLMEIDADVSMNGNDGNYRIEITSEGADGLLIGRRGETLEALQHIVHRVVAGGEGPLFITVDVSGYRERRRLYLEAKARELASVALSQRREVLSEPLTVGERRIFHSALAEIPYVQARALGEGMHRKIAVGPASEGRERDGRGRSGGYRESYDRSDGERGRYDRGDGDRERGRYDRGEHHDRHTPDRQPPERHTPDRQPPERDRYDNRNSYEEGYSSFSRNLRTNNSNTSRPDTPHPDTSRWETEQPEDSRGIPPAPESAVGREWMRQPQQNRHRRSSGGSTEFLSPSRGFAGSGYSGGRRQESNDMRQRRETRGTPNRKPSIRPREDENGGAQKADEE
- the yidD gene encoding membrane protein insertion efficiency factor YidD, whose protein sequence is MNIKKSQLDRRHQVKTRGSIGSEILILLIIVYRKIVSPWIPASCRYMPTCSQYGLDAIRMHGAIRGGWLTTKRILRCHPLGGDGYDPVPFKDEIKNAKGAHNG
- the rnpA gene encoding ribonuclease P protein component translates to MAGITSTLRKRRDFQKLYEEGRAYHGVNLVVMIRRTGESPGMLAFVASRRVGSAVRRNRARRILREAFRTLGVDLREEDVHIAFIARATCATVKMQVVRDEMKRILKVAGILRTDTEIDNRPA
- a CDS encoding membrane protein insertase YidC, translating into MDKRLWLAMVLAILVLFVSDRLFGPKQGPVRTAITEMSDSTSVPASGTRSGSPDLSAVTTEPASGTFDSMAAAAPSEEMVNQLLTANEPEEITIAGAKYQATLSRRGGVVSSFILAEYTDAENQPANLIRDEEKGVLGLTIETPDGILDLAETEFHVETRKSGGMTRVEFSAEDANGVRVTKTYLFHPDSLAFRLQLKASGIPNGDGAARYGINWGEGMPLLEVKPAYDQAGMASVALIGKDFVKDGGASMRGMGCSGGGGKKDQWEFENHDGMIHWAGVRDKYFLGAIIPENALDARVRTERNSGRNIARTQLIVPVDLDGTVARNFMVYLGPLKHNELQALGVGLERAVDLGMKPIIPISRLVLWCMTTLYKVIPNYGIVILIVSVLAKILMYPLTKKSLNSMKKMQLVKPEMDEINKKYKDDPQKKQKAMMALYKEHSINPVGGCLPMVLQMPIFFALYSVLYNVIEMRKAPFVFWIKDLSLPDNVGNIMGVPINPLPVIMTATMIWQQKLTPTDPRQATMAMIMPIMFLFFFYNLPSGLVFYWTVNNVVSVIQQLWIKRGDKPVSSGKGAERRDYAVASKG
- the rpmH gene encoding 50S ribosomal protein L34, yielding MTLKRTFQPHNRRKRKVHGFRSKMRTKAGRGVLNRRRRKGRARVSVS